One window of Nymphaea colorata isolate Beijing-Zhang1983 chromosome 1, ASM883128v2, whole genome shotgun sequence genomic DNA carries:
- the LOC116253073 gene encoding eukaryotic initiation factor 4A-9: MAGMAPEGSQFDARQYDAKLNELLSADGEEFFASYDEVHETFDSMGLQENLLRGIYAYGFEKPSAIQQRGIVPFCKGLDVIQQAQSGTGKTATFCSGILQQLDYGLVDCQALVLAPTRELAQQIEKVMRALGDYLGVKVHACVGGTSVREDQRILSSGVHVVVGTPGRVYDMLRRQSLRPDNIRMFVLDEADEMLSRGFKDQIYDIFQLLPSKIQVGLFSATMPPEALEITRKFMSKPVRILVKRDELTLEGIKQFYVNVEKEEWKLDTLCDLYETLAITQSVIFVNTRRKVDWLTDKMRSRDHTVSATHGDMDQNTRDIIMREFRSGSSRVLITTDLLARGIDVQQVSLVINYDLPTQPENYLHRIGRSGRFGRKGVAINFITRDDDRMLGDIQRFYNVVIEELPANVADLI; encoded by the exons ATGGCTGGTATGGCTCCAGAGGGATCGCAATTTGATGCACGTCAGTATGATGCCAAGTTGAATGAACT gctttcagctgATGGAGAAGAATTTTTTGCATCCTATGATGAGGTTCATGAGACCTTTGACTCAATGGGTCTTCAGGAGAACCTTTTGAGGGGCATTTATGCATATG GTTTTGAAAAGCCTTCTGCAATCCAGCAAAGAGGCATTGTACCTTTCTGCAAGGGCTTAGATGTTATTCAGCAAGCGCAATCTGGTACAGGGAAGACAGCAACATTCTGTTCTGGAATCTTGCAGCAGCTGGACTACGGCCTAGTCGACTGTCAGGCCTTAGTTCTTGCTCCTACTCGTGAATTGGCACAGCAGATTGAGAAGGTTATGCGTGCCCTTGGTGACTACTTGGGTGTGAAGGTTCATGCATGTGTTGGTGGGACAAGTGTACGTGAAGATCAGCGTATACTCTCAAGCGGTGTTCATGTTGTTGTAGGGACTCCGGGTCGGGTTTACGATATGCTACGCAGGCAGTCGCTTCGACCTGACAACATTAGAATGTTTGTGCTTGATGAAGCTGATGAAATGCTTTCTCGTGGGTTCAAGGACCAG ATATATGATATATTTCAGCTGCTTCCTTCAAAGATTCAAGTTGGCCTCTTCTCTGCCACTATGCCACCTGAAGCATTGGAGATCACCAGAAAGTTCATGAGCAAGCCCGTGAGGATATTGGTGAAAAGGGATGAGCTGACACTTGAGGGTATCAAGCAATTTTATGTGAATGTCGAGAAAGAGGAGTGGAAACTTGACACTCTTTGTGATTTGTATGAGACATTGGCTATCACTCAGAGTGTAATCTTTGTGAACACTAGACGCAAGGTTGATTGGCTTACTGACAAAATGAGGAGCCGTGACCATACAGTTTCGGCAACGCATGGAGACATGGATCAAAATACCCGAGATATCATTATGAGGGAATTCCGGTCGGGTTCTTCCCGCGTTCTGATTACCACTGATCTTCTGGCTCGTGGAATTGACGTCCAGCAGGTTTCTTTGGTTATCAATTATGATCTTCCTACACAACCAGAAAACTACCTCCATCGAATTGGTCGGAGTGGTAGGTTTGGAAGGAAAGGTGTTGCCATAAACTTCATCACTCGTGATGACGACAGGATGCTTGGAGACATACAGAGGTTCTACAATGTCGTCATTGAGGAGCTTCCTGCCAATGTTGCTGATCTTATTTAA